Proteins from a genomic interval of Lycium ferocissimum isolate CSIRO_LF1 chromosome 2, AGI_CSIRO_Lferr_CH_V1, whole genome shotgun sequence:
- the LOC132047960 gene encoding non-specific lipid transfer protein GPI-anchored 30-like, translating into MEIKLSQAAIFLAIILLGLMQNIAEAQDRNCINKLLPCMNFLNGTRGNPPDSCCNPLKDVIRNMPECLCQMVSIKGSNAAEKAGIDINEAQMLPAKCGQPVNYMGCLKGASNSAGYSMRSSTMTILLAVASLLFAQLLWSS; encoded by the exons ATGGAGATAAAGCTATCTCAAGCAGCAATTTTTTTGGCGATAATCTTGTTGGGGCTGATGCAGAATATTGCTGAGGCTCAGGACAGAAACTGCATAAACAAGCTGCTCCCATGCATGAATTTCTTGAATGGAACAAGAGGGAATCCACCAGACAGTTGCTGCAATCCATTAAAAGATGTGATAAGGAACATGCCTGAATGCTTGTGTCAAATGGTAAGCATCAAAGGCAGCAACGCCGCGGAGAAAGCTGGAATTGACATTAACGAGGCTCAAATGTTACCTGCTAAATGTGGACAGCCTGTTAATTACATGGGATGTCTTAAGG GAGCATCCAATTCCGCCGGCTACTCAATGAGATCTTCAACTATGACAATACTACTGGCTGTTGCTTCTTTGCTTTTTGCTCAACTTCTGTGGAGTTCATGA